One Carassius auratus strain Wakin chromosome 3, ASM336829v1, whole genome shotgun sequence genomic region harbors:
- the LOC113054090 gene encoding pregnancy zone protein-like, with protein MITLAPNIYILQYLEGTAQLTPTIRQTATGYLQSDFLCFQNQVITNARSCLRLVVGNLGNTYTTALLAYTFSLAGETSTRAQLLTALNNVAISEGNKLHWSQTSSGDTLAVEISSYVLLAVLSVQPLTTTDLSYANRIVNWLVAQQNPYGGFSSTQDTVVALHALSLFAAKVFSLEGSSTVTLQSSMAGEVYNLSCLLHQVACFYNIPTPIRVSRTLGVEVKVARDCRVRGDDLLLNITVT; from the exons ATGATAACTCTTGCTCCCAATATCTACATCCTGCAGTACCTGGAAGGCACTGCGCAGCTCACCCCAACCATCCGACAGACTGCCACTGGTTACCTTCAGAGCG ATTTCCTCTGCTTTCAGAATCAGGTCATCACCAATGCTCGGTCTTGCTTGAGGCTTGTCGTTGGGAACCTGGGAAACACTTACACGACGGCTCTGCTTGCCTACACCTTCAGTCTGGCTGGAGAGACCAGCACTCGAGCACAGCTTTTAACTGCCTTGAACAACGTTGCTATTTCTGAAG GCAACAAGCTCCACTGGTCTCAGACGTCATCTGGTGACACTCTGGCGGTGGAGATCAGCTCGTATGTGCTGCTAGCGGTTCTCTCTGTACAGCCTCTCACAACCACTGATCTGAGCTATGCTAACCGCATTGTCAACTGGCTTGTGGCCCAGCAGAACCCTTATGGAGGCTTTTCCTCCACCCAG gacACTGTGGTGGCTCTTCATGCTCTGTCTCTGTTCGCCGCTAAAGTGTTCAGCCTGGAGGGCTCCAGCACTGTTACTTTACAGTCCTCTATGGCAGGAGAGGTGTATAACTTGAGCT GTC taCTACACCAGGTTGCGTGTTTCTACAACATCCCGACACCCATTAGAGTTTCCAGAACACTTGGTGTTGAAGTGAAGGTGGCAAGAGACTGCAGAGTGCGTGGAGATGATCTCCTGCTGAACATTACTGTGACGTAA
- the LOC113048789 gene encoding alpha-2-macroglobulin-like protein 1, whose translation MAVKELCVWKGLVLVLFLFAVGGQRSGPSFLVMFSAVIESGSNAKLCASLLKPNESLAMNIFLVDDQNKTTPLAQQSSSTAFHRCFSFQAPQVDGELVQKVRVVLQGRFFKMTEERKVMFRSYLPLTFIQTDKPIYNPGQMVNFRVLTMDAKFVPLDQMYSLVVVEDNNKNRIGQWTNVSSTGWILQLSHQLNPEAPVGMYALRAFIGDRMISQDFEVKKYVLPKFDVTLTTPPTYSVGDEGLKVEACAKYTFGQPVPGQALVEVCREPFPFSVVPGVSRVCLNKTAMMNNTGCASLTISTSEFFTTKFEEQLQNSFLVNVNVTEEGTGVMMSKSTTVFITFEVGKVSFSDLPGFFNYGSILNGKISASYFNGTPIARKAVYLLDVSQWPNKLLLNLTTNLNGVASFSLNTADFPKAGLNLMASATSQDFYDSKSPYFTTETRNVPLFQTATDYPTFSELTIGALEQPLKCGAKYPVTIKYSFVGETGDYSADIVYMVLSKGVIVLHGFQTVQVRALNAPSGTVSFQLSVSVDMAPVVQILAFCVLPSENVVAATAALDTEMCFQNQVSLQFSPPTAVPGEGNVLTVSAQAGSLCGLSAVDQSVRIMEPGRRLNAEGVFNLLPVRSQSYYPFPVEDEQECLNVRPRRAVPTDQAYDAFQSVGMKLATNLQVREPNCLTYRGLNYYRNFGFPGPVAFQMASLSKDIGGEGAGGDVGSSDVTVRTYFPETWIWQLSQVGNTGSTKVNLMVPDTITTWETEAFCVSSKGFGLAPPVQLTVFQPFFLELSLPYSIIRGESFELKATVFNYLSKCIMVKVTPGSSSDFSLRPFNDPYSSCLCASGRKTFKWILSASVLGSVNVTVSAQADQSQVRCGTEVVTVPTRGRIDIVTESLLVLPEGVERIFTQSWLFCPKGSVLSEDVSLTFPANVVLGSAKCSVSVLGDIMGRALNNLDGLLQMPSGCGEQNMITLAPNIYILQYLEGTAQLTPTIRQTATGYLQSGYQGQLNYRHSDGSYSTFGYDASNTWLTTFVMRSFGLARRFIFIDPSVLQSAQDWLISKQGSDGCFMQEGTLYHIDMKGGVGDNVTMTGYVVASLLEMGVLVTDPVITNALSCLRPVVGKLGNTYTTALLAYTFSLAGETSTRALLLTALKNIAISEGNKLHWSQTSSGDTLAVEISSYVLLAVLSVQPLTTTDLSYANRIVNWLVAQQNPYGGFSSTQDTVVALHALSLFATKVFSLEGSSVVTLQSSVAGEVYNFDVNRDNRLLYQEKRLKNIPGRYSVQAKGSTCVSVQVACFYNVPTPIRVSSTLSVEVKVARDCRVRGSDLLLNITVTYNGAKPTTNMVIVDIKLLSGFTADTSLLGSPPDSFAPLVQRVDAGDDHVLVYLKGVAKGVPMTYRIQLKQGLAVQDLKPAVVEVYDYYKPSDSFETTYVPPCL comes from the exons ATCCTTCTTGGTGATGTTTTCTGCAGTGATCGAGTCTGGCTCTAATGCCAAATTGTGTGCAAGTCTTCTGAAACCAAATGAGAGTCTTGCAATGAACATCTTTCTGGTTGATGACCAGAACAAGACAACACCGCTTGCGCAGCAGAGTTCTTCAACCGCATTTCACCGTTGTTTTAGTTTCCAG GCTCCTCAAGTAGATGGAGAATTAGTGCAGAAAGTGAGGGTGGTCCTTCAAGGGAGGTTCTTCAAAATGACTGAAGAGAGGAAAGTCATGTTCAGAAGTTACCTGCCTCTGACCTTCATCCAAACCGACAAACCCATCTACAACCCAGGACAAATGG TGAACTTCAGGGTTCTGACCATGGATGCTAAATTTGTTCCTCTTGATCAAATG TACAGTCTAGTGGTGGTGGAG GACAATAACAAGAACCGGATCGGTCAGTGGACAAATGTTTCCTCAACTGGGTGGATATTGCAGCTTTCTCACCAGTTAAACCCTGAGGCTCCGGTTGGGATGTATGCTCTGAGGGCTTTTATTGGTGACCGTATGATTTCTCAGGATTTTGAGGTGAAAAAGTATG TTTTACCCAAGTTTGACGTCACCTTGACCACACCACCGACGTACAGTGTGGGAGATGAGGGACTGAAAGTTGAGGCTTGTGCCAA ATACACATTTGGGCAACCTGTACCTGGTCAAGCGTTGGTGGAAGTATGTCGTGAGCCGTTCCCGTTTTCTGTGGTACCTGGTGTGTCTCGTGTGTGTCTTAACAAAACCGCTATG ATGAACAACACCGGATGTGCTTCCCTTACTATCAGTACGTCAGAGTTTTTCACCACCAAATTTGAAGAGCAACTGCAAAATTCCTTCCTTGTTAACGTGAACGTCACTGAAGAGGGAACGG GTGTAATGATGTCAAAATCCACAACCGTCTTCATTACGTTTGAAGTTGGCAAGGTCTCGTTTTCGGACCTCCCAGGTTTCTTTAACTATGGATCAATCCTTAATGGGAAG ATCTCTGCATCTTATTTCAATGGGACTCCAATAGCAAGGAAGGCAGTCTATCTCCTGGATGTTAGCCAATGGCCCAACAAACTGCTGCTGAATCTGACTACGAACCTGAATGGAGTGGCTTCTTTCTCCCTCAACACAGCTGATTTCCCTAAAGCTGGTCTGAATCTGATG GCAAGTGCAACATCACAGGATTTTTATGATTCTAAATCGCCCTACTTCACTACGGAAACGAGGAATGTGCCGCTTTTCCAAACTGCTACAGACTACCCAACGTTTAGTGAACTGACTATAGGGGCGCTTGAGCAGCCGCTGAAATGTGGTGCCAAGTATCCAGTGACAATCAAATATTCTTTTGTTGGAGAGACTGGTGACTACAGTGCCGACATCGTCTATATG GTCTTGTCCAAAGGAGTGATCGTCCTGCATGGATTTCAGACGGTTCAAGTGAGGGCCCTGAATGCACCAAGTGGCACAGTGTCGTTCCAGCTGTCTGTCAGTGTCGATATGGCTCCAGTAGTGCAGATTCTGGCCTTCTGTGTTCTGCCCAGTGAGAATGTGGTTGCTGCTACTGCAGCTCTTGACACTGAAATGTGTTTCCAAAACCAG GTGTCTCTGCAGTTTTCTCCCCCTACAGCTGTTCCTGGTGAGGGAAATGTTTTGACCGTGTCTGCTCAAGCAGGATCCCTGTGTGGCCTCAGTGCTGTTGATCAGAGTGTTCGGATCATGGAGCCAGGAAGACGTCTGAATGCTGAAGGG GTGTTCAACCTGCTCCCAGTACGATCTCAATCCTACTATCCGTTTCCTGTTGAGGATGAACAGGAGTGCCTGAATGTTCGACCCCGTCGAGCTGTTCCTACAGACCAAGCTTATGACGCTTTCCAG AGTGTGGGGATGAAGCTTGCAACAAATCTGCAGGTCAGAGAACCTAACTGCCTGACCTACAGAGGCCTGAATTACTATCGCAACTTTGGCT tccCTGGTCCTGTAGCCTTTCAAATGGCTTCTCTATCAAAGGACATTGGAGGTGAGGGTGCTGGAGGTGATGTTGGTTCTTCTGATGTGACTGTCAGGACTTATTTTCCGGAAACCTGGATCTGGCAGCTCTCTCAAGTGGG AAACACTGGATCCACAAAAGTTAATCTGATGGTTCCTGACACCATCACCACATGGGAGACGGAGGCATTCTGTGTGTCCTCCAAAGGCTTTGGCTTGGCTCCTCCGGTTCAGCTGACGGTCTTCCAACCCTTCTTCCTGGAGCTCTCCCTGCCTTACTCCATCATCCGTGGAGAGTCTTTTGAGCTGAAGGCCACGGTCTTCAACTACCTGTCCAAGTGCATCATG GTTAAAGTGACTCCAGGGTCTTCCTCTGACTTCAGTCTTCGACCTTTTAATGATCCGTATTCATCCTGTCTCTGTGCCAGTGGGAGAAAGACCTTTAAATGGATTCTCTCCGCATCGGTTCTTG GATCTGTAAATGTGACTGTCAGTGCTCAGGCTGATCAATCCCAGGTTCGATGTGGCACTGAAGTTGTGACCGTGCCAACAAGAGGACGCATTGACATTGTTACTGAAAGTCTACTTGTTCTG CCTGAAGGAGTTGAAAGGATCTTCACCCAGAGTTGGTTATTTTGTCCAAAGG GGAGTGTCCTTTCAGAAGATGTGTCTCTGACATTTCCAGCAAATGTGGTTCTGGGATCTGCCAAATGCTCTGTTTCAGTCCttg GGGACATAATGGGTCGTGCGCTAAATAATCTTGATGGCTTGCTACAGATGCCATCTGGCTGTGGAGAACAAAATATGATAACTCTTGCTCCCAATATCTACATCCTGCAGTACCTGGAAGGCACTGCGCAGCTCACCCCAACCATCCGACAGACTGCCACTGGTTACCTTCAGAGCG GATACCAAGGACAGCTAAACTACAGGCACAGTGATGGTTCATACAGCACATTTGGCTACGATGCATCCAATACATG GTTGACCACCTTCGTCATGAGGTCTTTCGGCCTAGCAAGGCGTTTCATCTTCATTGATCCCAGTGTCCTCCAGAGTGCACAGGATTGGTTGATCAGCAAGCAGGGTTCAGATGGCTGTTTCATGCAAGAGGGAACTCTGTACCACATTGACATGAAG GGTGGTGTTGGTGATAATGTGACCATGACTGGCTACGTTGTTGCATCACTCCTTGAAATGGGCGTCCTTGTCACG GATCCGGTCATCACCAATGCTCTGTCTTGCTTGAGGCCTGTTGTTGGGAAGCTGGGAAACACTTACACGACTGCTCTGCTCGCCTACACCTTCAGTCTGGCTGGGGAAACCAGCACTCGCGCTCTGCTTTTAACTGCCTTGAAGAACATTGCCATTTCTGAAG GCAACAAGCTCCACTGGTCTCAGACGTCATCTGGTGACACTCTGGCGGTGGAGATCAGCTCGTATGTGCTGCTAGCGGTTCTCTCTGTACAGCCTCTCACGACCACTGATCTGAGCTATGCTAACCGCATTGTCAACTGGCTTGTGGCCCAGCAGAATCCTTATGGAGGCTTTTCCTCCACCCAG GACACTGTGGTGGCTCTTCATGCTCTGTCTCTGTTCGCCACTAAAGTGTTCAGCCTGGAGGGCTCCAGCGTTGTTACTTTACAGTCCTCTGTGGCAGGAGAGGTGTATAACTTTGATGTGAATCGAGACAACCGGCTGTTGTATCAGGAGAAGCGGCTGAAGAACATTCCTGGCAGATATAGTGTTCAAGCCAAGGGCTCCACCTGTGTGTCTGTGCAG GTTGCATGTTTCTACAACGTCCCAACACCCATTCGAGTTTCCAGTACACTTAGTGTTGAAGTGAAGGTGGCAAGAGACTGCAGAGTGCGTGGATCTGATCTCCTGCTGAACATCACTGTGAC ATACAATGGTGCAAAACCAACTACGAACATGGTTATTGTGGACATTAAACTCCTGTCAGGTTTCACAGCAGATACATCACTG CTTGGATCCCCACCAGATTCATTTGCTCCACTAGTGCAGCGGGTTGATGCTGGAGATGACCATGTGCTGGTGTATCTGAAAGGG GTTGCTAAGGGTGTCCCCATGACCTACAGGATACAACTGAAACAGGGTCTTGCAGTGCAGGATCTCAAGCCGGCGGTCGTTGAGGTGTATGACTACTATAAGCCAA GTGACTCATTTGAGACCACATACGTGCCTCCCTGTTTGTGA